The Streptococcus oralis genome segment TTGGGGGCAAATCGTTCAGCACTCCAAGTATGGTGAACAGCTACAGATCAGCCGTTATGAGCGAGCAAAACCCACTAGTAAAGGCTTGGTCAAGTATTTCTCCAGCAGCCATTTTAAGGGGATTGGACTCAAAACAGCTCAGAAAATCGTGGATACCTATGGCGAAAATACTATTGACGAAATTCTGGAGCACCCTGAGAAGCTGGAAAGCATTGCTGGACTCTCTGCCAAAAACCGTGAGGCTTTTGTTTCCACCCTCCGTCTTAACTATGGGACAGAGATGGTTTTGGCTAAACTTGCCAACTACGGCATTCCCAATAAACTAGCCTTTCAGATTCAAGACTTTTACAAGGAGGAAACTCTTGATGTGGTTGAAAATTATCCCTACCAGCTGGTCGAGGATATCAAAGGCTTGGGTTTTACCATCGCCGACCAATTAGCTGCCGAACTAGGCATCGAAAGTCAAGCTCCTGAACGCTTCCGTGCTGGCCTTGTCCACAGTCTCTTTCAAGGTTGTATGGATACGGGCGATACCTATATGGAGGCTCGAGATTTGCTGGAACAGACACTTACTCTCCTCGAGTTTTCCCGTCCCGTGGAACTCGATCCCAGCCAAGTAGCTCAGGAATTAGCTCATTTGATCGAAGAAGATAAAATCCAACAGGTGGATACCAAAATCTTTGATAACAGTCTCTTTTTCGCTGAAGAAGGCATTCGCAGTCACTTGGTTCGTATCCTTGAAAAAGAAAAGCAGAAAAATCAGGATTTGGAAACCATTCAAAAGCATATCGCTAGCGTTGAGAAAGAACTGGGTATCCAATACGATAGCATCCAAAAACAGGCTATCTGCGACGCTATCCAGAACAAGGTCTTTATCCTGACAGGTGGGCCTGGTACAGGTAAAACCACTGTTATCAATGGGATTATCGCTGTCTATGCCCTTTTAGAAGGACTTGACCTCAGGAAGAAAAGCAACTTACCTATCCTTCTAGCAGCTCCAACTGGTCGAGCCGCTCGGCGCATGAATGAATTGACAGGTTTGCCTAGCGCTACTATACACCGTCATTTGGGGATGACGGGAGACGATGATACAAGTCATCTGGAAGATTATCTGGATGCCGACTTTATTATCGTGGATGAGTTTTCTATGGTGGACACTTGGCTAGCCAACCAACTTTTCTCCAACATCTCCTCTAACAGCAAAATTCTCATCGTGGGTGATAGCGACCAGTTGCCTTCTGTTAGTCCTGGACAAGTCCTGGCTGATCTGCTCCAGATACCCCTGATTCCCCAGAGTCGCTTGGAAAAAATTTATCGTCAGAGTGAAGAATCAACTATCGTCACCTTGGCTAGTCAGATTCGACAAGGCATCTTGCCAGCTGACTTTACCCAGAAAAAAGCTGACCGTTCCTACTTTGAAATCGCTAGTGGCCATATCCCAGCTACGATTGAGAAAATTCTTGGTGCTGCCCTCAGAAGTGGCATTCCGGCTCGTGATATTCAGGTGCTAGCGCCCATGTATCGAGGAACTGCTGGTATTGACGCCATCAACCAGCTCATGCAAGACCTGCTCAATCCTCAGCAAAAGGGGCAAGTTAGCTTTGAAGCAACTCAGTGTCACTATCGAACAGGAGACAAGGTCATTCACCTAGTCAACGACGCTGAAGTTAATGTCTTTAACGGAGATCTAGGCTACATCACAGACCTGATTCCTGGAAAATACACCGAGTCCAAACAAGACGAGATTGTCATTGATTTTGATGGCAATGAGGTCATCTATCCACGCAACGAATGGTACAAGATTCGACTAGCCTATGCCATGAGCATCCATAAGTCTCAGGGAAGTGAGTTTCCTGTTGTCATCCTGCCCATCACCAGTGTTAGCAAGCGCATGCTGGAGCGAAATCTCATCTACACAGCCATTACACGCGCCAAAAGCAAACTTATCTTACTAGGTGAATTACAGGCTTTCGACTATGCAGTCAAGCACATCGGAACTGCCCGCAAGACCTATCTGATTGAACGCTTCAGTGATTTAATTGAAAATAATATTGAAGAAAGTAAACAAACCTTCTCTGAAACTGCCACAGCAAGTGACTCTGAACAATCCTACATCCTCACCGAGGAAAACTGGTCTAGTATTCCCGCTATGATTGGGTTTACAGATGCAGATCTCAAAGAGATTTTTGGAAAATAGTGCAACAAAAATCCCACCTAGTCAGGTGGGATTTTTGTTTATTAATACTCAATGAAAATCAAAGAGCAAACTAGGAAGATAGCCGCAGGTTGCTCAAAGTACAGCTTTGAGGTTGTAGATAGAACTGACGAAGTCAGTAACATATATACGGTAAGGCGACGCTGACGTGGTTTGAAGAGATTTTCGAAGAGTATAAGATTATTTAACTGTTGCTGTGCTTGTAATCAATTCAACAGCTTTTTTGATAGCGATATCGTGTTTCAACATGTCAGCTGAAAGCAAGTTTTGTACTTGTGCAACTTCCATGTTGTAGTCTGCTGCCAATTGCTCAATTTCTTTTTGGATTTCTTCTTCTGAAGCGTCAAATCCTTCAGCTTTGGCAACTGCTTCGATAACAAGGTTAGTCTTCGTACGTGACTCAGCTTCTGCTTCGTATTGTTTGTGAAGGTCTTCTTGAGTAGTTCCTGTGATTTGGAAGTACATGTCAGGGTTGATACCTTGACGTTGTAAGTTTCCAAGGAATTCATTTACTGAACGGTGAACTTCTTCGTGGATCATTTCTTCTGGAAGTTCTACGATTTCAGCATTTTCTACAGCTTTATCGATTGCTGCACCTTCAACGGCATCTTTGTATGCTTCTTCTTTCGCAGCAGTCAATTCTTTGCGGTATTTTTCTTTCAATTCGTCAAGAGTTTCAACTTCTTCGTCGATATCTTTTGCAAGTTCATCATCAAGAGCTGGAACTTCTTTAGCTTTTACTTCGTGGATAGTTGTTACGAATTTAGCTTCTTTACCTGCAAGATCTTCTGCTTGGTAGTCTTCTGGGAATGTTACAACAACATCAACAGTTTCACCAGCTGAGTGACCTACCAATTGGTCTTCGAAACCAGGGATGAATTGACCTGATCCAAGTCCAAGTGAGAAGTTTTCACCTTTTCCACCGTCAAATTCAACACCGTCGATAGAACCTACGAAGTCAATCACAACAGTGTCGCCATTTTCAGCAGCAGCTTCTTTGATAACCAATTCGGCCAAGTTGTTGCGTTCGCGCTCGATACGTTCTTCAACGTCAGCGTCTGTAACTTCTTTTTCTACATCTACTGATACTTCAAGGTTTTTGTAGTCACCTAATTTTACTTCAGGTTTTGTCACGACTTCAGCAGTGATGACCCAGTCTTGACCTTTTTCCATTGAAGTTACGTCAATTTTTGGTTGCGCAACCACTTCAAGACCAGCTTCTTTTACTGCAGCTTCATAAGCGTTTGGCAAAAGTGCGTTCATTGCATCTTGATAAAGAGCTTCTTCACCAAATTTTTGGTCGAAGATAGGGCGTGGAAGGTGACCTTTACGGAAACCTGGAACGTTAAGAGTTTTCTTTACTGAGTTAAATACACGGTCCAATTCTGGTTTGATTTGGTCTTGAGAGATTGTGAAAGTCAAGACACCACGGTTTGTTTCTTTGTTTTCAAATGATACAGACATTCTGTCATTTCTCCTTAAAATTTTTAATACAGTCCATTATACCATATGATAGCGACTTTTTTCAAGTAATGAATGCGCTTTTCAATAGTGCTAGAGGTACTTGCTCGCTTCCTTGATACTAAGTTCAGCCATTCTCTTCTGATTTTTTTCAATAAAACGTGCTACCCATTCGGGATTGGTTTTAGAGTAGTCTCTTAGAGCCCAGCCGAGGGCTTTGTTGATAAAAAATTCTGTCTGGTCCAGATTGTTGACCAGGATCTTTTCCATTAGTTGGACATTCGTTTTCTCTTTTCTTAACATCTGGTGGTCAATAGCGACTCGTCTCAGCCAGATATTGTCTGATAGGCTCCATTTTAAAAGCGCTTCTTCGAGTTTCGGATGATCGGCTACCAAACTCCCTACTACTCGATCTAGGATATCTACCGTGTCCCACCAGGACTTGGTCACGACCAGGCGCTCAAGCTTAGGCAAATCATCCTTCGTTAGATAAGACTGCATGGCTTTCAAGTAGTTGGCAGCTACATATTGGTATTCTCTAGCCTCCTTTTCCCAGCAGATATCTACAAAATCCCAATCGATAATCTTTGTTTTTTTCGCTTCTGGAAAATACTTTTTATAGAGGGCATTTCTTTCAGGACCTGCAATGCCTAGAAAGGGAAATTGATGGCGCATATAGGCTTCCATTGGGCCCGCTTTCTCAGGGTCTTTTGCCGCTTCTAGCTCCACAAGTAAATCTGTTAGATTCATCTAAAAATCCTCCTGCCTGACCAAGTGGTGCTGAAAGGCATAGACTGCAGCCTGAGTGCGATCGCTGACCTCAAGCTTGGCTAGGATGTTGGATACATGGGTCTTGACCGTCTTGAGGGAGATGAAGAGCTCATCTGCGATGCGCTGATTTTCATAGCCCTTAGCGATGAGTTGAAGCACATCTCGCTCACGCGCAGTCAGATCCTCATGAAGTTCGATATGATTGCGGTGGTATTCGACCTTCTTGCTGACCTCTTGTTCAATAGCAAGCTCACCAGCGGCAACCTTACGAACAGCGTGCAGCAATTCATCCGCACTTGAAGTTTTGAGCATATAGCCCCTAGCACCCGCGTTTAAGACAGGCATGATTTTTTCATTGTCTAGGTAAGAGGTCACAATCAAAATCTTGGCTTCAGGCCATTCTTTGAGAATAGCCAGGGTTGCATCAATCCCATTCATCTCAGGCATGACGATATCCATGACAATAACATCTGGACGCAATTCCAAGGCCAAGTCAATACCTTGAGATCCATTGGCTGCCTCGCCCACAACTTCTACATCCTCTTGGAGGTCAAAGTAGCTTTTCAAGCCCAATCGGACCATTTCATGGTCATCTACCAGTAAAATTTTCATCTATACTCCTTTATGATTCCTTATCTAGCAGGGGGATACGGATATCAACCGCCAGTCCTTGCTTTGGAGCTGTCAAGAGTTGAACCGTTCCTGCCATATCTTCAACCCGCTCCTTGATGTTTCGCAGTCCGTAACTCAAGTCATCTAAACTCCCTAACTGGAAGCCAATCCCATTGTCCACCACCTTCAGTTGCAATTCAACATCTGTCTGATAGAGGTAGACATCTAAGCAAGATGCCTGAGCATGGCGGAGGGTATTGCTAATCAACTCCTGCAAAATACGGAAGATATGTTCTTCAATCTTCTTAGGCAATTTAGACACATTTTGCTTGAGACTGACCTTGAGATCGCTCTTGTCCTCAAGCTCTTTTAAGAGGATTTGAATCCCCTCAACCAAACTCTTCTCTTCCAACTCAACTGGTCGCAAATGTAGGAGCAAGACTCGCAAATCTTTCTGGGCTGTCTCTAGGATGGCCGCGACACTTTGCAACTGGGTCTGCATCTTTTCTCTATCAAGCTTCAAAGCCTGCTGACTGACACCTGATAAAATCATATGGGCTGCAAACAACTCCTGACTAACTGTATCGTGTAAGTCACGTGCTATCCGCTTTCGTTCTTTCTCGATGAGTGCTTCTTCCTTGACTAGGCTTTGATTTTCAGCCTTTTGAACAGCTTCTGTCAAGAGATTGAGCTTGCCAGACAAGGACTTAAAACTGGCGTCCAAGTCTAGATCTGCAAAAGAAACGACCTCTTTTCCTGCTAACAAGCGCTTGAGATTGACCTGCATTTTTCTGCGAGAAATTTCTTCCATCACGCGCCAAAAGAGAACAAAAAAGAAGGTCATGGAAAGGCTAAAGACCAAGATCAAGAAGATGAATTTCTCTGTTTTGTCGATATCTTGTAGCAAATAGGACCAATCAAGATTTAAAATATCAAGCAGACTATTGGTTAAAAAGAGGATAAAAAGGAGAGAAGTCAGGCCGATTATCAGATAAGATTGCTTTTTCATCCTCTAACCACCTCCACATCTCCAATCATACTGGTTAGGAAAATTTTGACGCTCTTGTTACTCTTGAGGTAGTCTCTGGTTTCCTGATGATAGTGTTCATTACGAAGGGATCTCTTAGGTTGATGAAGGAAGGTAAGATCTCCATAAAGACAGTTGACACTGAGGCTGATTTCCACATCTACAGGTACGATAATCCTAGTCGTTCCGACCATTTTTCTAAGGATAATGACATTGTCATGATTGGTTAGGATAACTCTTTCTAGATGAATGGTGTCCTTGCCCATGAGGCGAAAGAGGTTGATATCGTCAAACTGGCAGGTCTGGTGACTAGAGAAATGATGGAGATTGCCAAACCAAGGATTGCGTTCATTTTTAATCGTCACCACCTCTTCAAAGACCAGGTCGGTCTCCTCTCTTTCTTGATTCATCATTGGATAGAGAAGAAAGAGACTGTAAATCACTGCCACAAAGATCGCTAGAATCACAAAGGGATTAAGCATGACGATGAAAAAGAAAAGAATGGTCGCTACAAGGAGAAAGACGTTATTTCCCTCTTTACCTGTATAATAGCGCAGTAAGAGTAAAAAGAGGAACAGAATCAGCAGAAAACGCGAAAAATGCTCTGATACCATCAAAATCAGAGCTCCCGTCAACAGACAGGCTTCAATAAATAAAAAGATTTGAAATTTTTTCATAGCTGCATCCTCTCCCTTCTATTCTATCATAATTCAAAAAAGTCACCTCGGTCTGAGGATGGAAAAAAGCGATTGACAGAAGGCTACAAAAAAGGGCGGGATTCTTGTCCCGACCTCTTTAGATCTGATCATTTGCTTCTTTGAGTTTGCCATAAAGAATATAGTCTACGTTTTGCAAATCCGCTATGGTGGCACAGTTAAGGGCACACATGATCAAACGCAGATCGTCTTTCCAGCCTTGGATGATGCTAATCACTTCCCCGACCGAGTAGGTTTCAACCAATTCCAGAACGGTTCGTGACAGTCCTACAGCCTTGGCACCAAATACCATGCACTTAATCATATCAAGAGGATTTCGAACCCCTCCGCTAACCAAAAGTTCGACCTTGTCTTTCCATTCTTGAGCATTGAGGAGGGCTTGCATAGTAGACTGACCCCATTGATTAAGGTAATCACGCTGGCCACTGCGACGATTTTCGATATAGGCAAAGCTAGTACCACCACGACCCGACAGGTCAACCGTTCGAACACCCAGTTCATAGGCTCTTTCGATGGTCTTCACATCCATTCCAAAGCCGACTTCCTTCAAGATGATGGGAGCAGGGATTTGCTTGCTGTAGTCTGCCAGATGCGATTGCCAGCTTCGAAACTTTCTTTCTCCCTCGGGCATGAGTAATTCCTGCATGACATTAACATGCACTTGCAGAAGAAGAGGATTCATCACTTCTACAGTCTGAAGGCCCAACTCAACAGGCTTGTCCAATCCAATATTGGTTCCAAGGAGGAGCTTTGGATGGCTAGATTTGACAGAAAAAGAGGCATCCGTTGGATCTTTTAGAGCTGCGCTATAAGAGCCCGTTACAAATAAAATCCCACAGGCTTCTGCCACCTGAGCCAGTTTTTGATTGATTTCTCTCCCCTTATCGCTCCCACCTGTCATGGCATTGATATAAAAAGGAAAGTCCCACTTTCGACCTGCAAACTCTGTAGACAAATCAATCTCATCCAGGTCATAAAGAGGCAGGGAAGAATGAATTAACTCCACCTCATCAAAGCTATTATAGGAACTTTTCTGCTCAAGGGCATAGCGGATATGCTCGTCCTTACGATTTGTCGTCATGTCCTATCCTTTCTTGGTATAAGAGCTCAATCCCCAGATCGGCCCAACGGTTTTTTAAGGTTTCAGTTGATTGCACATCAAAACTCAAGGCAATCCCACAGTCACCACCACCAGCGCCACTGCTCTTGGCAACAGCCCGTAAATCTTGACTGGCTTCTTTCAACTGTCTCAGTGAAGGCGTGTAAATATCTGGGCTCAAACCTTCTAAAAGTTGACTGGCTACTTCTACTTGCTTGATGACTTCTTCTGCATTCCCCTGCTCCAAGGCTTCTACCAAAGCAGATACCGTTGCTTTTGAGGAACTTAAAAAATTCTGGTCTATGTTTTGCTTGATTTGCTTGACCATATCACTAGACACAGCTACTTCCTTGGTCCATCCCACTAGGAAATCACATTCTAGAGCAGGTTGTACGTGTGAGATGGAAAATTCCCAATCACGCTCCAAAACCGTTGCCAAGCTTTCTTCGTCCAACCAAGCAGTCACCTTTTGGCGATCAAATGACTGGTAGAGAACCAAATCTTCTGCCACAATACAGGCAAGGTCTCCCATGGAACCATTGTCTCCTCGCTTGAGCAAGACAGCGCTAGCCAGCTTGAACAAGAGTTCCTGATCAACCGTAATATCATATAGAGCCAGCAGGGCCTTGATCACCAAGACAACGACGCTACCGCTAGAACCTAGACCAAACTTTTTCCCTTCTCGTTCCATTTTTCCACGGATTTCCAAGGAAAAAGGTCGCAAAGTCTGACCACGAACAGCAAGGAAGCCTCCCACCAAAGCAATCGTTTCTTGAATCAAGCTGTAGTCAGGATTTGGCGTCAAGTCCACTGCGAAATCAAACATATCTGAGTAAATACGGTAGCGATCAGAAAAGGTAATCTCAGCCTTCATATAGATGGGGATGGCCTTTATCAAGGCTAATTGCCCTGGCTCTAGAATAGCATACTCACCCGCCCAATAGAGTTTCCCGCAAGTTTTAACAGCAATCATCTTGACTCAAATCCTTTGTTTTTGACACAATCAAGCGAAAATGTTGACCGAAGATTTCTGATAAATGATCCAAGTCTTTCTCCTGACAGAGAACCTTGACATTGGGACCAGCATCCATGGTAAAGTAGCAGACTTCTCCTTGCTCACGAAGCTGGCGGACAAAGTCCATGGCTTCATAGCTTGCATCGGTCAGATAAGAAAAGGCTGGTGATGCTGTTTTGGTCGTAGCGTGCATAGCAAGGGCATTTTTCTCCGTTAATTCACCAACCTTGGCAAAGTCATTTTCCTTGAGATAGACCAGCATATCCTGATAATCCTTCTCAGATTGACGCACCCAGTCGTCAAAAGTCGTCGAGGTTTCCACACAAAGTTTCATCCCATCACGGCTAGAAATTGGTTTTTTCTTATCCTCTAGCACCAACATGATCATAGCTAGTTTCAAGTCTGTCTCTACAGGGTAAATCTCCCCACTATCCTTATCCCAAGCACCTAGTGGTCCATAAAAACTACGAGAGGAAGAACCTGAAGCGAACTTAGCCTCCTGCGCCAACTGACTCCGATTCAAACCAAGCTTGAAATAAGCATTACAAGCCTTGACCAAGGCGGACAAACCACTAGAACTAGAGGACAAGCCCGCCGCAGTCGGCATATTGTTTTGGGTATCAATACGGACAAAGCCCCCACCATCTGGACGGTAGCGGTCAATAATCTTACTCATCTTAGTATGTTCAGCATCATTTTGTAACTGACCATTGATATAAAATGCATCAGCCGTCGCATCCTTCGGTAGAGGCGACAAGGTCGTCTCTGTGTACATGTTTTCCAACGTCAGAGAGATGCTGCTAGTAGCAGGAACCATCTCTTTTTCTTTTTTCTTTCCCCAATATTTGATAATGGCAATATTTGCGTAGGAACGTACTGTTACAGGCTCTCGATCCATGTCTGAACAGCTCCTTTCTCTTCTAATCGTTTTGTTAGTTCTTGAGCGTGTGTCAAATTGGTTGCCAAGGCTATGATACAGCCTCCTAGCCCACCACCACTCATCTTGGCACCTAGAGCACCATGGCTAAGAGCCGTTTCAACGAGGGAGTCTGCCTCAGGGCTGCTGACACCAATTTCTTTTAAATGTAAATGCGCTTGACTGAGGATTTGTCCCAGTTTTTCAGCATCTTTTCGTCTAATCGCATCTTCTGCCTGCTGGGTCAATTCTCCCAAGGCATGCAAAAACGGTAGGGCATCCTTCCCCTTGCTTTGAACCACTTGGATGGCTTCACGAGTGTGGCCATACACGCCCGTATCAGCAATGACCAAATAGGCAGATAGGTTCATCTCAAGTTCTGTAAAACCAACATTCTTGATAAAGCGAATGGGTTGGTCACTGAGGCAGGTCTTGGCATCCAACCCGCTTGGATTCATATGGGCAATCATCTCAGCCCGATTGACCAAGATTTCTAATACATCATGAGGCAGATCGGCCTGATAGTAGTCAAATACCGCACGAATGGCCGCTATACTGATAGCCGCTGACGAACCCATTCCCCGTTTTTCAGGGATAGCCGAGTCAATCACACAGCGAATGCAAGCCTCTTTAATCTCCAAATATTCTAGCGAGGCATAAACTGCCATGGACAAGGTATCCTCTTCATACAGACGCCAAGGACTCGCTGCAGGGACAACCTTACATGTCACCTCCACCTCCAAAAGAGGCAAGGAAATAGCAGGATAGCCGTAAACGACCGCATGCTCCCCTATTAAAATTATCTTACTATGTGCCTGACCGACACCAACTTTGTTTGTCATTTTTTCCTTTTGCTAGACGAAAAGACCGTCTCATTTTTCATACAAGTATTTATTCTTTCCTATCTATTTTATTATATTTTCACAAAAAAAGCGATTGTTTCCTTCACAATCGCCTCTTTCATTATTGGACCCATTCGCCATTATAGTTGACGTAGTAGCCATCTACTCTTGTACTAACTGCTAAAGCACCTGAACTATAAGCGTAGTACCATTTGCCATTGACCTGGAACCAGCCTGTCTTCATATCTCCATTACTTGCATGTAGATAGTACCAAGTCGAACCATCCTGATACCAACCAGTTGCCATAGCTCCTGATGAACGGAGGTAGTACCACTTGTTCCCAAGGTATTGCCAGCCCGTTTTCATATCGCCATTTGGCTCGTCTAAATAATACCAAGTGGAGCCTTCCTGATACCAACCAGTTGCCATAGCTCCTGATGAACGGAGATAGTACCATTTATTACCAAGATATTTCCAACCAGTTTGCATAATGCCAGTTTCTGGGTCTAGGTAGTACCAAGTCGAATCATCGTTTATCCAACCCGCACGTCTCTCACCACCAAGGTAGTCTTTCCCTAAATGACCTGTTTTTGCTAGATAGTACCAGTTAGATTGATCGTAGAGCCAACCTGTTTTTAAAGAATGATCTTGGCCAAAGTAATAGTTTGCTAATTTAAGAACTTCTGGGCCTTCAAATCCTTCACCATGTTTTTTGCCAACATTTAATGAATCCTTAATCTCTAATTGTTGCCAGCCAACAAATTCTTGGAGAGTCCCATCTTGTCCAAAGTAGTACCACTTCTGTTGAAGGCCAATTTCGAAAACTGGACGATTATCAAATAGATTATCTCGATAGCCTGTTCCTGGAATTTCTATGTATTGCCAACCGACAACCATCTCTCCTCCATCACCAAAATAGTGGGTTTTACCGTCTATTTTATGCCAATAGATTGCTTTATGGTCATCTTTTATATAGTATTTTCTATTATCCTTATCAACAAACTGTCCACCTGTGGTATCTGCCAATACTGTACTTGTCGCTAGCAAACCAAAGAAAAAGACTGCGAGTCCAGCTTGCATCATTTTTTTCAAAAATTTCATTTTAGTATCCTCCACGATTAATTGTAGCAAAGGCCTGACTGCATGTCAATATATAGAAATTCCTCAAAAAAAGCAGTTACACAACTGCAACTGCTTTTCTATTCTTGCATGGTGTAACCAACACCACGCACGGTTTTAATGTAGCTTTTTTGACCTTTTACATCAAGTTTGCTACGTAGATAACGGATATAAACATCCACGATATTGGTTTCTGTCGCACTTTCGTACTTCCAAACACTTTCCAATAGCTGCTCACGAGTCAAGACTTTCTTGCTTCCCATAAGAGTAGCCAAAAGGTCATACTCACGACGCGTCAGAGCAATCATCTCCTCGCCACGATAAACAGTATGATGTTCTACATCCATACGCAGATTGCGGTAAGACGTTGGGACCTTCATCTGACTACAGTGTTGGTCGATAAAGTCCCGACCTCGAAAAATCGCTGAAATACGAGCTACCAGTTGATCAATAATCACTGGCTTATAGATGTAAGAAACGGCGAAGCGCTGGATTGTCTCAATCTGGGCTTGCAATTCTTCGCGATGGTCCAAGACCATGATTACTGAGGCTGGTTTTGTTCGACTCAGCTTATCTGCAAAATCCTGGGCCGTCATATCCCCCAGATGAGCATTCAGTAAAATCAAGTCATAATCCGTCTGGAGAGCCATGGAAAGGGCTTTTTGCCCCTCCTCGACCAGATCAACACGGTATTGCTCTTTTTGGAGTTCCAGACTGAGAAAACGAGCGAGATTTCGTTCTTTCTCAAGTAATAAAATCCGTTTCCCCATGGCAGACCTACTTATTTTTCGTCATACCAAGAGTAGTGGAATGTTCCTTCTTTGTCTTTACGTTGGTAAGTGTGGGCACCAAAGTAGTCACGTTGTGCTTGGATTAAGTTAGCAGGAAGGTCTGCTGAACGATAGCTATCAAAGTAAGTAATAGCTGCTGAGAAGGTTGGTACTGGTACACCAGCTTGAACCGCAAGAGCTACGATATCACGCACTGCTTGTTGGTATTTAGCAGTAACATCCAAGAAGTATTCATCCAAGAGAAGGTTTGCAAGGTCTGCATCACGGTTGTAAGCATCTGTAATCTTTTGCAAGAAACGAGAACGGATGATACAGCCATCACGCCAGATAGAGGCGATGTCTGCAAATGGCAAGTTCCAGTTATTTTCTTTAGAAGCCACACGCAATTGAGCAAAACCTTGTGCGTAAGAAATGATTTTTGAGAAGTAAAGAGCTTGACGAATCTTTTCGATCAACTCAGCCTTGTCACCTTCAAATTTGAAGGCAGCTGGTTTTGGAAGCACCTTGCTAGCATGTACACGCTCTTCTTTGTATGTAGAGATGTAACGTGCAAATACTGACTCAGTGATGAGTGACAATGGCACACCAAGGTCAAGTGATGATTGGCTAGTCCATTTACCAGTCCCCTTATTACCTGCAGCATCAAGGATGTAGTCTACGATTGGTCCATCCTGACCTTCATCGTCTTTACGGCTCAAGATATCAGCTGTGATTTCGATCAAGTAGCTGTCCAATTCACCCTTGTTCCACTCAGTAAAGATTTCAGCCATGTCTTCTGCAGAAAGGCCTAGCAAGTGTTGCATCAAGTCATAGCTTTCTGCGATCAATTGCATATCCCCATACTCGATACCGTTGTGAACCATTTTCACATAGTGACCAGCTCCATCAGG includes the following:
- the gndA gene encoding NADP-dependent phosphogluconate dehydrogenase; translation: MTKANFGVVGMAVMGRNLALNIESRGYTVAIYNRSKEKTEDVIACHPEKKFVPSYDVESFVQSIEKPRRIMLMVQAGPGTDATIQALLPHLDKGDILIDGGNTFYKDTIRRNEELANSGINFIGTGVSGGEKGALEGPSIMPGGQKEAYELVADVLEEISAKAPEDGKPCVTYIGPDGAGHYVKMVHNGIEYGDMQLIAESYDLMQHLLGLSAEDMAEIFTEWNKGELDSYLIEITADILSRKDDEGQDGPIVDYILDAAGNKGTGKWTSQSSLDLGVPLSLITESVFARYISTYKEERVHASKVLPKPAAFKFEGDKAELIEKIRQALYFSKIISYAQGFAQLRVASKENNWNLPFADIASIWRDGCIIRSRFLQKITDAYNRDADLANLLLDEYFLDVTAKYQQAVRDIVALAVQAGVPVPTFSAAITYFDSYRSADLPANLIQAQRDYFGAHTYQRKDKEGTFHYSWYDEK